The following coding sequences lie in one Chionomys nivalis chromosome 8, mChiNiv1.1, whole genome shotgun sequence genomic window:
- the Ganab gene encoding neutral alpha-glucosidase AB isoform X2 yields the protein MAAVAAVAARRRRSWLSLVLACLGVCLGITLAVDRSNFKTCDESSFCKRQRSIRPGLSPYRALLDTLQLGPDALTVHLIHEVTKVVLVLELQGLQKNMTRIRIDELEPRRPRYRVQDVLVADPPTARLSVSGHDDNSVELTVAEGPYKIILTARPFRLDLLEDRSLLLSVNARGLMAFEHQRAPRVPQESKDPSEGNGAQPEATPGDGDKPEETQEKAEKDEPGAWEETFKTHTDSKPYGPMSVGLDFSLPGMEHVYGIPEHADSLRLKVTEGGEPYRLYNLDVFQYELNNPMALYGSVPVLLAHNPHRDLGIFWLNAAETWVDISSNTAGKTLFGKMLDYLQGSGETPQTDIRWMSESGIIDVFLMLGPSVFDIFRQYASLTGTPAFPPLFSLGYHQSRWNYRDEADVSEVDQGFDDHNMPCDVIWLDIEHADGKRYFTWDPTRFPQPLNMLERLASKRRKLVAIVDPHIKVDSGYRVHEELRNHGLYVKTRDGSDYEGWCWPGSASYPDFTNPRMRSWWANMFSFDNYEGSAPNLYVWNDMNEPSVFNGPEVTMLKDAVHYGGWEHRDIHNIYGLYVHMATADGLIQRSGGTERPFVLSRAFFAGSQRFGAVWTGDNTAEWDHLKISIPMCLSLALVGLSFCGADVGGFFKNPEPELLVRWYQMGAYQPFFRAHAHLDTGRREPWLLAPQYQDAIRDALYQRYSLLPFWYTLFYQAHQEGLPVIRPLWVHYPQDVTTFSIEDQFLLGDALLIHPVSDAGAHGVQVYLPGQGEVWYDIQSYQKHHGPQTLYLPVTLNSIPVFQRGGTIVPRWMRVRRSSDCMKDDPITLFVALGPQGTAQGELFLDDGHTFSYQTRHEFLFRRFSFSGNTLVSSSADPKGHLETPVWIERVVIMGAGKPAAVVLQTKGSPESRLSFQHDPETSVLILRKPGINVASDWSIHLR from the exons GTGGTCCTTGTGCTGGAGCTCCAGGGGCTTCAGAAGAATATGACTCGGATCAGGATCGATGAGCTAGAGCCCCGGCGGCCCCGATACCGAGTACAGGATGTTTTGGTGGCTGATCCCCCCACAGCTCG ACTTTCAGTCTCTGGCCATGATGACAACAGTGTAGAGCTAACAGTGGCTGAGGGACCATACAAAATCATTTTGACAGCGCGGCCGTTCCGCCTTGACTTGTTAGAGGATCGCAGTCTTCTGCTCAGTGTCAATGCCCGAGGACTTATGGCTTTTGAGCATCAGAGGGCTCCCAGGGTCCC GCAAGAATCAAAAGACCCATCTGAAGGCAATGGAGCCCAGCCTGAGGCAACGCCTGGGGATGGTGACAAG ccagaGGAGACCCAGGAGAAGGCTGAAAAAGATGAGCCAGGAGCCTGGGAGGAGACATTCAAAACTCATACTGACAGCAAGCCTTACG gACCCATGTCTGTAGGTTTGGACTTCTCTCTGCCAGGGATGGAACATGTGTATGGGATCCCCGAGCATGCAGACAGCCTGAGACTGAAGGTTACTGA GGGTGGTGAGCCGTACCGCCTGTACAACTTGGATGTGTTCCAGTATGAGCTGAACAACCCTATGGCTCTATATGGGTCTGTGCCTGTGCTCTTGGCACACAACCCTCATCGAGACTTGGGCATCTTCTGGCTTAATGCTGCTGAGACATGGGTTGATATATCCTCCAACACTGCTGGGAAG ACCTTGTTTGGGAAGATGTTGGATTACCTGCAGGGATCTGGGGAGACTCCACAGACAGACATTCGTTGGATGTCAGAGAGTGGCATTATTGATGTTTTCCTGATGCTTGGGCCTTCAGTTTTTGATATCTTTCGGCAGTATGCTAGTCTCACAG GGACACCGgcatttcctcctctcttctcccttggCTACCACCAGAGCCGTTGGAACTACCGGGATGAGGCTGATGTTTCAGAAGTGGATCAGGGTTTTGATGATCACAACATGCCCTGTGATGTCATATGGTTGGACATTGAGCATGCTGATGGCAAGCGGTACTTCACTTGGGACCCTACTCGCTTTCCTCAGCCTCTCAATATGCTTGAGCGCTTGGCTTCCAAGAGAAGGAAG CTGGTAGCCATTGTGGACCCCCACATCAAGGTAGACTCTGGCTACCGAGTTCACGAAGAACTGCGAAACCATGGGCTGTATGTTAAAACTCGGGATGGCTCTGATTATGAGGGCTGGTGCTGGCCAG GCTCAGCTAGTTACCCTGACTTCACTAATCCAAGGATGAGGTCCTGGTGGGCTAACATGTTCAGCTTTGACAATTATGAG GGTTCAGCTCCTAACCTTTATGTCTGGAATGACATGAATGAACCATCTGTGTTCAATGGTCCTGAGGTCACCATGCTGAAGGATGCTGTGCATTATGGTGGCTGGGAGCACCGGGACATCCATAACATCTACGGCTTATATGTG CACATGGCGACTGCTGATGGGCTGATACAGCGCTCTGGTGGCACCGAACGTCCCTTCGTCCTGAGTAGGGCTTTCTTCGCAGGCTCCCAGCGCTTTG GAGCTGTATGGACAGGGGATAACACTGCAGAATGGGATCATTTGAAGATTTCTATCCCTATGTGTCTCAGCTTGGCACTGGTGGGACTTTCCTTCTGTGGTG CGGATGTGGGTGGCTTCTTCAAGAACCCAGAACCAGAGCTGCTTGTGCGCTGGTACCAAATGGGTGCCTACCAGCCATTCTTTCGGGCTCATGCCCACTTGGACACTGGGCGGCGAGAACCATGGCTGTTAGCACCTCAATACCAAGATGCAATCCGAGATGCCTTGTACCAGCGGTACTCTTTGCTCCCCTTCTGGTATACCCTCTTCTATCAAGCTCACCAGGAAGGACTTCCTGTCATAAG GCCCCTCTGGGTACACTATCCTCAGGATGTGACTACCTTCAGTATAGAGGATCAGTTCCTGCTTG GGGATGCACTCCTGATTCACCCTGTATCAGATGCTGGGGCCCATGGTGTGCAGGTCTATTTGCCTGGCCAAGGAGAG GTATGGTATGACATTCAAAGCTATCAGAAGCATCATGGTCCCCAGACCCTGTACCTGCCAGTAACTCTGAACAGT ATCCCTGTGTTCCAACGTGGCGGGACGATTGTGCCTCGATGGATGCGCGTGCGGCGTTCTTCAGACTGTATGAAAGATGATCCTATCACTCTCTTTGTTGCTCTAGGTCCCCAG GGTACTGCCCAAGGAGAGCTCTTTCTAGATGATGGACACACATTTAGCTATCAGACTCGCCATGAGTTCCTGTTTCGTCGATTCTCATTCTCTGGCAACACACTTGTCTCTAG TTCAGCAGATCCCAAAGGCCACCTTGAGACACCTGTCTGGATTGAGCGAGTGGTCATAATGGGGGCTGGAAAACCAGCAGCTGTGGTGCTCCAGACCAAAG GATCCCCTGAAAGTCGCCTGTCCTTCCAACATGACCCTGAAACCTCTGTGTTGATACTGCGTAAACCTGGCATCAATGTGGCATCTGACTGGAGTATTCATCTTCGATAA
- the Ganab gene encoding neutral alpha-glucosidase AB isoform X1, with protein sequence MAAVAAVAARRRRSWLSLVLACLGVCLGITLAVDRSNFKTCDESSFCKRQRSIRPGLSPYRALLDTLQLGPDALTVHLIHEVTKVVLVLELQGLQKNMTRIRIDELEPRRPRYRVQDVLVADPPTARLSVSGHDDNSVELTVAEGPYKIILTARPFRLDLLEDRSLLLSVNARGLMAFEHQRAPRVPFSDKVSLTLGSMWDKIKNLFSRQESKDPSEGNGAQPEATPGDGDKPEETQEKAEKDEPGAWEETFKTHTDSKPYGPMSVGLDFSLPGMEHVYGIPEHADSLRLKVTEGGEPYRLYNLDVFQYELNNPMALYGSVPVLLAHNPHRDLGIFWLNAAETWVDISSNTAGKTLFGKMLDYLQGSGETPQTDIRWMSESGIIDVFLMLGPSVFDIFRQYASLTGTPAFPPLFSLGYHQSRWNYRDEADVSEVDQGFDDHNMPCDVIWLDIEHADGKRYFTWDPTRFPQPLNMLERLASKRRKLVAIVDPHIKVDSGYRVHEELRNHGLYVKTRDGSDYEGWCWPGSASYPDFTNPRMRSWWANMFSFDNYEGSAPNLYVWNDMNEPSVFNGPEVTMLKDAVHYGGWEHRDIHNIYGLYVHMATADGLIQRSGGTERPFVLSRAFFAGSQRFGAVWTGDNTAEWDHLKISIPMCLSLALVGLSFCGADVGGFFKNPEPELLVRWYQMGAYQPFFRAHAHLDTGRREPWLLAPQYQDAIRDALYQRYSLLPFWYTLFYQAHQEGLPVIRPLWVHYPQDVTTFSIEDQFLLGDALLIHPVSDAGAHGVQVYLPGQGEVWYDIQSYQKHHGPQTLYLPVTLNSIPVFQRGGTIVPRWMRVRRSSDCMKDDPITLFVALGPQGTAQGELFLDDGHTFSYQTRHEFLFRRFSFSGNTLVSSSADPKGHLETPVWIERVVIMGAGKPAAVVLQTKGSPESRLSFQHDPETSVLILRKPGINVASDWSIHLR encoded by the exons GTGGTCCTTGTGCTGGAGCTCCAGGGGCTTCAGAAGAATATGACTCGGATCAGGATCGATGAGCTAGAGCCCCGGCGGCCCCGATACCGAGTACAGGATGTTTTGGTGGCTGATCCCCCCACAGCTCG ACTTTCAGTCTCTGGCCATGATGACAACAGTGTAGAGCTAACAGTGGCTGAGGGACCATACAAAATCATTTTGACAGCGCGGCCGTTCCGCCTTGACTTGTTAGAGGATCGCAGTCTTCTGCTCAGTGTCAATGCCCGAGGACTTATGGCTTTTGAGCATCAGAGGGCTCCCAGGGTCCC TTTCTCGGATAAAGTTAGTCTCACGCTCGGTAGCATGTGGGATAAGATCAAGAACCTTTTCTCTAG GCAAGAATCAAAAGACCCATCTGAAGGCAATGGAGCCCAGCCTGAGGCAACGCCTGGGGATGGTGACAAG ccagaGGAGACCCAGGAGAAGGCTGAAAAAGATGAGCCAGGAGCCTGGGAGGAGACATTCAAAACTCATACTGACAGCAAGCCTTACG gACCCATGTCTGTAGGTTTGGACTTCTCTCTGCCAGGGATGGAACATGTGTATGGGATCCCCGAGCATGCAGACAGCCTGAGACTGAAGGTTACTGA GGGTGGTGAGCCGTACCGCCTGTACAACTTGGATGTGTTCCAGTATGAGCTGAACAACCCTATGGCTCTATATGGGTCTGTGCCTGTGCTCTTGGCACACAACCCTCATCGAGACTTGGGCATCTTCTGGCTTAATGCTGCTGAGACATGGGTTGATATATCCTCCAACACTGCTGGGAAG ACCTTGTTTGGGAAGATGTTGGATTACCTGCAGGGATCTGGGGAGACTCCACAGACAGACATTCGTTGGATGTCAGAGAGTGGCATTATTGATGTTTTCCTGATGCTTGGGCCTTCAGTTTTTGATATCTTTCGGCAGTATGCTAGTCTCACAG GGACACCGgcatttcctcctctcttctcccttggCTACCACCAGAGCCGTTGGAACTACCGGGATGAGGCTGATGTTTCAGAAGTGGATCAGGGTTTTGATGATCACAACATGCCCTGTGATGTCATATGGTTGGACATTGAGCATGCTGATGGCAAGCGGTACTTCACTTGGGACCCTACTCGCTTTCCTCAGCCTCTCAATATGCTTGAGCGCTTGGCTTCCAAGAGAAGGAAG CTGGTAGCCATTGTGGACCCCCACATCAAGGTAGACTCTGGCTACCGAGTTCACGAAGAACTGCGAAACCATGGGCTGTATGTTAAAACTCGGGATGGCTCTGATTATGAGGGCTGGTGCTGGCCAG GCTCAGCTAGTTACCCTGACTTCACTAATCCAAGGATGAGGTCCTGGTGGGCTAACATGTTCAGCTTTGACAATTATGAG GGTTCAGCTCCTAACCTTTATGTCTGGAATGACATGAATGAACCATCTGTGTTCAATGGTCCTGAGGTCACCATGCTGAAGGATGCTGTGCATTATGGTGGCTGGGAGCACCGGGACATCCATAACATCTACGGCTTATATGTG CACATGGCGACTGCTGATGGGCTGATACAGCGCTCTGGTGGCACCGAACGTCCCTTCGTCCTGAGTAGGGCTTTCTTCGCAGGCTCCCAGCGCTTTG GAGCTGTATGGACAGGGGATAACACTGCAGAATGGGATCATTTGAAGATTTCTATCCCTATGTGTCTCAGCTTGGCACTGGTGGGACTTTCCTTCTGTGGTG CGGATGTGGGTGGCTTCTTCAAGAACCCAGAACCAGAGCTGCTTGTGCGCTGGTACCAAATGGGTGCCTACCAGCCATTCTTTCGGGCTCATGCCCACTTGGACACTGGGCGGCGAGAACCATGGCTGTTAGCACCTCAATACCAAGATGCAATCCGAGATGCCTTGTACCAGCGGTACTCTTTGCTCCCCTTCTGGTATACCCTCTTCTATCAAGCTCACCAGGAAGGACTTCCTGTCATAAG GCCCCTCTGGGTACACTATCCTCAGGATGTGACTACCTTCAGTATAGAGGATCAGTTCCTGCTTG GGGATGCACTCCTGATTCACCCTGTATCAGATGCTGGGGCCCATGGTGTGCAGGTCTATTTGCCTGGCCAAGGAGAG GTATGGTATGACATTCAAAGCTATCAGAAGCATCATGGTCCCCAGACCCTGTACCTGCCAGTAACTCTGAACAGT ATCCCTGTGTTCCAACGTGGCGGGACGATTGTGCCTCGATGGATGCGCGTGCGGCGTTCTTCAGACTGTATGAAAGATGATCCTATCACTCTCTTTGTTGCTCTAGGTCCCCAG GGTACTGCCCAAGGAGAGCTCTTTCTAGATGATGGACACACATTTAGCTATCAGACTCGCCATGAGTTCCTGTTTCGTCGATTCTCATTCTCTGGCAACACACTTGTCTCTAG TTCAGCAGATCCCAAAGGCCACCTTGAGACACCTGTCTGGATTGAGCGAGTGGTCATAATGGGGGCTGGAAAACCAGCAGCTGTGGTGCTCCAGACCAAAG GATCCCCTGAAAGTCGCCTGTCCTTCCAACATGACCCTGAAACCTCTGTGTTGATACTGCGTAAACCTGGCATCAATGTGGCATCTGACTGGAGTATTCATCTTCGATAA